From one Musa acuminata AAA Group cultivar baxijiao chromosome BXJ2-6, Cavendish_Baxijiao_AAA, whole genome shotgun sequence genomic stretch:
- the LOC135613639 gene encoding acyl-coenzyme A oxidase 3, peroxisomal-like, translating to MDPHSSAARRTAVLAGHLLRGSAPADGLSSALIEPAACLHYSPPELSEQPPSFDTASLRRVLDGHDTEGRDWLFRLMEESSLFCPRRRGNRTFVAPDYNQTMEQQRAVTMRRIEYLLAHGVFEGWLTGSGPEALMRKFAFFECIGIFDHSLAIKLGVHFFLWGGAVQIFGTKHHHDKWLKAAENFQVKGCFVMTELGHGSNVRGLETIATYDANTGEFVINTPCESAQKYWIGGAANDATHAVIFSQLLINGTNQGVHVFIAQIRDAEGNVCPNVRVADCGHKIGLNGVDNGRIWFDNFRVPRENLLNAVADVLPDGRYVSPIKDPEQRFAALLAPLSSGRVNIAALAVYISKVGLSIAVRYALTRRAFSLSASVPEVLLLDYPSHQRRLLPLIAKTCAMSSSTNFLKRLFTKRTPESNKSIHIYCSAFKATLSWHTMRVLQECREACGGQGLKTENRVGILKGEYDVQSTFEGDNNVLMQQVSKALLAEYIAAHKRKSPFKGLGLEHMNDPCPIIPSNLNSCTLRSSKFQLDLFCLRERDLFGRYANEVSRYQAQGETKEKAVLLSYQLAGDLARAFAERSILQIFIDNEMAQPAGPLKDILGLLRSMYALICTEEDASFLRYGYLSLDNAAVARKEVMKLCYELRPHALSVVSSFGIPDAFLSPIAFDWIQANSWSSLDEE from the exons ATGGATCCCCACTCCTCCGCCGCGCGCCGCACCGCCGTTCTCGCCGGCCACCTCCTCCGTGGCTCCGCCCCCGCCGACGGCCTCTCCTCCGCCTTGATCGAGCCCGCCGCCTGCCTCCACTACTCCCCTCCCGAGCTCTCCGAGCAGCCCCCGTCCTTCGACACTGCATCGCTGCGTCGCGTCCTCGATGGCCACGACACCGAGGGGCGGGACTGGCTGTTCCGGCTAATGGAGGAGAGCTCGCTCTTCTGCCCCCGCCGCCGCGGCAACAGGACCTTCGTCGCGCCGGACTACAACCAGACCATGGAGCAGCAGCGGGCGGTCACGATGCGGCGGATTGAGTACCTGCTCGCTCACGGCGTGTTCGAGGGCTGGCTCACGGGGAGCGGCCCGGAGGCGTTGATGAGGAAGTTCGCCTTCTTCGAGTGCATTGGAATATTCGATCACTCCCTCGCGATCAAATTAGGTGTTCATTTCTTTCTCTG GGGGGGGGCAGTCCAAATTTTTGGCACAAAGCATCATCATGACAAATGGCTGAAGGCTGCTGAGAATTTTCAGGTTAAGGGCTGTTTTGTGATGACCGAGTTGGGGCATGGAAGTAAT GTCAGAGGACTTGAGACTATCGCGACTTATGATGCAAACACAGGAGAGTTTGTGATAAACACTCCCTGTGAATCAGCACAGAAGTATTGGATAGGAGGAGCTGCTAAT GATGCAACACATGCAGTAATCTTCTCTCAGCTCCTTATAAATGGGACCAACCAAGGGGTGCATGTATTTATAGCACAAATCAGAGATGCAGAAGGAAATGTTTGTCCCAATGTTCGCGTCGCTGATTGTGGTCATAAAATTGGCTTGAATGGTGTTGATAATGGCAGGATCTG GTTTGATAATTTCAGAGTCCCTCGGGAGAACTTGCTAAACGCAGTTGCTGATGTATTACCTGATGGGCGATATGTGAGCCCAATAAAAGACCCAGAGCAG AGGTTCGCAGCTCTTCTTGCGCCGCTATCATCTGGGCGTGTGAATATTGCAGCACTTGCTGTTTATATATCAAAG GTGGGTTTATCAATTGCTGTGAGATATGCTTTAACAAGGCGGGCTTTTTCCTTATCAGCTAGTGTTCCTGAAGTTCTGTTGCTGGATTATCCTTCTCATCAACGGCGCCTCTTACCGCTGATTGCAAAGAC TTGCGCTATGAGTTCCTCAACCAATTTTTTGAAAAGATTATTCACTAAGAGGACTCCAGAAAGCAACAAGAGTATTCACATATACTGCAGTGCTTTCAAAGCTACACTCTCATGGCATACCATGAGAGTACTTCAG GAGTGTCGTGAAGCCTGCGGTGGCCAAGGCTTGAAAACAGAGAACCGTGTTGGTATCTTAAAAGGTGAATACGATGTTCAGTCTACCTTTGAGGGAGATAACAACGTATTGATGCAACAG GTGAGCAAAGCACTTCTtgcagaatatatagcagcacATAAGAGGAAGAGTCCATTCAAAGGCTTGGGATTGGAACACATGAATGATCCTTGCCCGATAATTCCATCTAATCTAAACAGCTGTACCCTTAGAAGCAGCAAGTTCCAG CTCGACCTGTTCTGCTTGAGGGAAAGAGATTTGTTTGGTCGATATGCTAATGAAGTGTCTCGATATCAAGCTCAGGGAGAAACCAAAGAAAAAGCAGTTCTCCTG AGCTATCAACTCGCCGGCGATTTGGCAAGGGCCTTCGCTGAACGCTCAATAttgcaaattttcattgataaTGAGATGGCCCAGCCTGCTGGACCACTAAAG GATATATTAGGGTTGTTGAGATCGATGTATGCCTTGATCTgtacggaagaagatgcatcttttCTTCGTTATGGGTACTTATCGCTTGACAATGCTGCTGTTGCAAGGAAAGAAGTCATGAAGCTGTGTTATGAGTTGAGGCCGCATGCACTTTCTGTGGTTAGCTCCTTCGGGATCCCTGACGCCTTCCTGAGCCCCATTGCTTTCGACTGGATTCAAGCCAATTCTTGGTCTTCCCTCGACGAGGAATAA
- the LOC103987071 gene encoding apoptosis inhibitor 5-like protein API5 — protein sequence MASDSAADAAEVEKLYEFGERLNEAKDKSKHVSDYEGIIAAVKGQSVKAKQLAAQLIPRFFKSFPTLASKAMTAQFDLVEEDELGIRVQAIRGLPLLCKDTPEYVSKIVDVLGQLLTYEENVERDAVHKALMSLLRQDIKASLTALFKHVEIGMENVREKVICFLKDKVFPLKAELLKPQEEMERHVTDLVKKSLQDVTGAEFKLFMDFLRSFSIFGDGVPPERIQELIEIVEGQADLDAQFNVEDIDHIDRLISCMCMALPFFARGASSSKFLNYINKHILPVFDKLPEERKLDLLKNLAGSSPYAAAQESRQLLPSIVTLLKKYMSRRRTEEPKYNYLECSLYSFHHLAHKTPNSTNSLCGYKIVTGQPSDRLGEDFSENYKDFTERLSSTEEVVRNAMKKLTQGMADHNKAMAAAKTEEAKSKIKAEQQKTTTALRICNNILAMTQPLHAKAPSFIGDGKINLSWKEPVKQSLASTAAAGGKRNTASLNGSSASTAVNKKARGEGIMQNQLVNRALDGLSQGGRRSGRAGRGWGGRGRGRGRGFR from the exons ATGGCCTCCGATTCCGCTGCCGATGCCGCCGAGGTCGAGAAGCTGTACGAGTTCGGCGAGCGGCTGAACGAGGCGAAGGACAAGTCTAAG CATGTGAGTGACTACGAGGGGATCATAGCGGCGGTGAAGGGGCAGAGCGTGAAGGCGAAGCAGCTGGCGGCCCAGCTCATCCCGCGGTTCTTCAAGTCCTTCCCCACCCTCGCTAGCAAGGCCATGACGGCGCAGTTCGATTTGGTCGAGGAAGATGAGCTCGGG ATCAGAGTACAAGCTATTCGTGGCCTTCCTCTTCTCTGCAAAGATACACCAGAATATGTATCTAAAATTGTTGATGTTCTTGGACAACTCTTAACATATG AGGAAAATGTGGAGCGTGATGCGGTGCATAAAGCCCTAATGTCTCTTCTAAGACAGGATATAAAAG CTTCTTTGACAGCTTTGTTTAAGCATGTTGAGATAGGAATGGAGAATGTTCGTGAAAAGGTCATTTGTTTTCTTAAGGATAAG GTGTTTCCTCTCAAAGCTGAACTATTAAAGCCACAAGAGGAAATGGAAAGACATGTAACCGACTTGGTGAAAAAG AGTTTACAAGATGTGACTGgggctgaattcaagttattcatGGACTTCCTAAGGAGTTTTAGCATATTTGGTGATGGTGTACCTCCAGAACGTATTCAGGAACTAATTGAAATTGTAGAAGGACAGGCTGACCTGGATGCACAATTTAAT GTTGAAGACATTGATCATATAGATAGGTTGATTTCATGCATGTGCATGGCTCTTCCATTTTTTGCT AGAGGTGCTTCAAGCAGCAAGTTTCTCAACTACATCAACAAACACATATTGCCTGTATTTGATAAG CTACCTGAAGAGAGGAAGTTAGATTTGCTCAAGAATCTTGCTGGAAGTTCACCTTATGCAGCTGCCCAGGAATCACGTCAGCTTCTTCCATCTATTGTTACACTTTTAAAG AAGTACATGTCACGGAGAAGGACAGAGGAGCCTAAATATAATTATCTTGAATGCTCACTGTACTCATTTCACCATTTAGCACATAAG ACTCCAAATTCTACAAATAGCCTTTGTGGGTACAAGATTGTGACTGGCCAACCATCAGACAGGCTTGGAGAGGATTTTTCGGAGAATTATAAAGATTTCACTGAGAG ACTGAGCTCTACAGAGGAAGTTGTGAGGAATGCCATGAAGAAATTAACCCAAGGGATGGCTGATCACAACAAAGCAATGGCTGCTGCAAAGACTGAAGAGGCTAAGTCTAAGATT AAAGCAGAGCAGCAGAAAACTACAACAGCattgcgcatctgcaacaatatactGGCAATGACTCAG CCATTACATGCGAAAGCACCTTCATTTATCGGAGATGGCAAAATCAACCTATCCTGGAAGGAACCAGTGAAACAATCACTAGCTTCAACAGCTGCTGCAGG GGGTAAGAGAAACACAGCTTCTCTCAACGGGTCGAGCGCAAGCACTGCAGTCAACAAGAAGGCTCGAGGCGAGGGAATCATGCAAAACCAGCTTGTTAACAGAGCATTAGATGGTTTATCTCAGGGTGGTAGGAGAAGCGGAAGGGCCGGAAGGGGTTggggaggacgaggacgaggaagaggaaggggtTTCCGTTAA